The sequence TAGTTGTTGGAGGCGAGACGGGTTTCGCAGACATCGCAGTCCGTTCGACAAGCCTGGCCCATCGCAAGCTGCTGCAGTTCGGGGTTCTGGATCTTCACCATGCCAGTGTAACAGGCTCCCACGATGGCCGCGTTTCCGAGGAAGTAGAGGATGCAAACGACAATCGAAATCTTGTTCAGACATCCCGACCAAGTCCGCGTGCGCAAACCGACTGACTGGAACATGCTGGAGAGACCGTGGCTAAGGTGCAGGCTAAGCAAAGCGATAGCGATCAAGTAGAAGATCGCCACTAGCGGCTGTTGAAAGCCGTAGACCATCATCGAATGCACGTCGGGCACCTGCTCTCCATGCAAAGTCGTCATCGGGTAGAAATCCTCGCCGTGCGTGTTCTTCACCGTGAAGTGCAGGATATGGTAGATGATAAAAGCGAGAACGATCAAGCCGCTCCACTTCATCGTCCGGGAAGCGAAAGAGGCCCGCAGCGTCTTTTGCGAGGCGTATCCCTTGGCTCCGCGAGCCGCCTTGTTCTCCAACACGAGAG comes from Pelagicoccus enzymogenes and encodes:
- a CDS encoding succinate dehydrogenase cytochrome b subunit, with product MNILNALFKTSLGKKVIMAITGLVLVGFVIGHLVGNLQIFSPPEKINAYAHFLQSLGPALWAIRAFLLLMVVLHIWSAISLVLENKAARGAKGYASQKTLRASFASRTMKWSGLIVLAFIIYHILHFTVKNTHGEDFYPMTTLHGEQVPDVHSMMVYGFQQPLVAIFYLIAIALLSLHLSHGLSSMFQSVGLRTRTWSGCLNKISIVVCILYFLGNAAIVGACYTGMVKIQNPELQQLAMGQACRTDCDVCETRLASNN